In the genome of Cuculus canorus isolate bCucCan1 chromosome 28, bCucCan1.pri, whole genome shotgun sequence, one region contains:
- the ADAM15 gene encoding disintegrin and metalloproteinase domain-containing protein 15 isoform X5: MELSEVPVPLPPPSAPSTAASHFPAPPPRRSSPVPRPFRRAGRYRDRAGSSPAPPGRAGAGPGPCTAAGAAGQPGSRKPGTGRAMEPRGMLILLILLAAGSGANGSGGGDTSPQRHAEPDPSWHVTPQVLLDNRTLSLAEATQGGFPAHLRVLLELDGTRLELELKQNWELVLGAGALLYYLPNGTRVTQEASEQEHCCYQGTVRGFPGSWAKLCACAGLSGHIQLSETRSYELESDADGSPEHRVAYQPREVRLAPRARGHGALDPARLETEETEPPQLQRGKRALVEQQRFVELVMVVDHAAFQNYPDLQRVRTRTLEIANQVDAFFQPLGVRVALLAVEVWSEGDRFVVGGSARAALERFLRWRHEELLPRLPHDNAQLLTGARFEDVAVGMATQTSMCSPTRSGGVSMDHSVSVLVVASTVAHQLGHNLGMRHDDAKRFCDCSDLRQDRGCIMASPTGLTPGLSFSNCSRQELQRSLRRGQGWCLSNVPEPLRLAASPRCGNGFVEPGESCDCGLSLECTDPCCNSTSCQLLPGAACAAGDACCQDCQLLPAGHPCREPLGECDLPEFCDGVSPRCPPDAFVQDGQPCAGKRARCYGGACATYEGQCQQLLGPGAAPVSSACMVALNARGDERGHCGRIANGSYTACAQQDAGCGLLQCQRSPPSPGAAAGSCQGPPVPGDEDVSDASMVLPGTACGAGKVCLRHRCQDVAVLVDRQCQDKCHGHGVCNNHGHCHCERGWAPPTCESAGAGGSQDSGPVAPLRGGSTLPTALLLSALLALALALGLRCAHRAGLHKHLCQLGKGTSCQYSTEPRLPFLGPEAPDGWSGISQPEPRSGSQGPPERPPPPQWRQARELQVMHSSKPSGAAKPPPPQRPLPEDPLGPPHPLSESPPTHPYVTVVPSRPAPPPPREA, from the exons ATGGAGCTCTCGGAGGTCCccgtccccctcccccctcccagcgctcccagcaCCGCCGCATCGCACTTCCCGGCGCCGCCCCCGAGGCGCAGCAGCCCCGTTCCCCGCCCGTTCCGCCGCGCTGGGCGTTACCGGGACCGCGCAGGAAgctcccccgcccccccgggccgggccggggcgggTCCGGGGCCATGCacggcggcgggggcggcgggacAGCCCGGCAGCCGAAAGCCCGGGACCGGGAGGGCGATGGAGCCGCGGGGGATgctcatcctcctcatcctcctcgCTGCCGGTTCCGGGGCCAACGGGAGCGGCGGAG GTGACACCTCGCCGCAGCGCCACGCGGAACCGGATCCCTCCTGGCACGTGACCCCCCAGGTCTTGTTGGACAACCGGACACTCAGCCTGGCAGAGGCGACTCAG GGGGGGTTCCCGGCGCATCTGCGGGTCCTGCTGGAGCTGGACGGGAcgaggctggagctggagctgaagCAGAACTG GGAGCTGGTGCTGGGCGCCGGGGCGCTGCTCTACTACCTGCCCAACGGCACACGGGTGACGCAGGAGGCGAGCGAGCAG GAACATTGCTGCTACCAAGGGACGGTGCGAGGTTTCCCCGGCTCTTGGGCCAAGCTCTGCGCCTGCGCCGGGCTCAG cGGCCACATCCAGCTCTCGGAGACCAGGAGCTACGAGCTGGAGTCGGATGCTGACGGCTCCCCGGAGCACCGCGTCGCGTACCAGCCGCGAGAGGTCCGGTTGGCACCGCGGGCACGTGGGCACGGCGCCCTGGACCCCGCCAGGCTGGAGACAGAGGAGACAGAGCCTCCCCAGCTGCAGCGG ggcAAACGGGCGCTGGTGGAGCAGCAGCGCTTCGTGGAGCTGGTGATGGTGGTGGACCACGCTGCG TTCCAGAATTACCCCGACCTGCAGCGCGTACGCACGCGGACTTTGGAAATCGCCAACCAGGTGGATGCG TTTTTCCAGCCACTGGGAGTGCGGGTGGCTCTGCTGGCGGTGGAGGTCTGGAGCGAAGGTGACCGGTTTGTGGTGGGCGGCAGCGCTCGGGCTGCGCTGGAGCGGTTCCTGCGTTGGCGCCacgaggagctgctgccccGGCTGCCCCACGACAACGCGCAGCTCCTGAC gGGCGCCCGTTTCGAGGACGTCGCCGTTGGGATGGCAACTCAAACCTCCATGTGTTCCCCTACTCGCTCCGGGGGGGTCAGCATG GACCACTCCGTCAGCGTCCTCGTGGTCGCCTCCACCGTGGCCCATCAGCTGGGGCACAACCTGGGCATGCGGCACGACGACGCCAAGCGCTTCTGCGACTGCAGCGACCTCCGGCAGGACCGCGGCTGCATCATGGCATCGCCCACGGG GCTGACGCCGGGCTTGAGCTTCAGCAACTGCAGCCGACAGGAGCTGCAGCGCAGCCTGCGGCGCGGCCAGGGCTGGTGCCTCTCCAACGTCCCCGAGCCCCTGCGCTTGGCTGCAAGTCCCCGCTGCGGGAACGGCTTCGTGGAGCCCGGAGAGAGCTGCGACTGCGGCCTCAGCTTG GAATGCACCGATCCCTGCTGCAACAGCACCTCGTGCCAGCTGCTGCCCGGTGCCGCGTGCGCCGCAGGCGACGCCTGCTGCCAGGACTGCCAG TTgctccctgctggccacccctGCCGCGAGCCGCTGGGCGAGTGTGACCTGCCGGAATTCTGCGACGGCGTCTCACCGCGATGCCCGCCCGACGCTTTCGTGCAGGACGGGCAGCCCTGCGCCGGCAAGCGGGCGCGCTGCTACGGCGGCGCCTGTGCCACCTACGAGGGgcagtgccagcagctgctggggccgg GTGCCGCACCCGTCTCCAGCGCCTGCATGGTCGCCCTCAACGCCAGAGGGGATGAACGTGGTCACTGCGGGCGGATCGCCAACGGCTCCTACACCGCCTGTGCCCAGCA GGACGCGGGCTGTGGGCTCCTTCAGTGCCAGCGTTCCCCCCCTTCTCCTGGCGCAGCCGCAGGGTCCTGCCAGGGCCCCCCCGTACCCGGGGACGAGGACGTGAGCGACGCATCCATGGTACTGCCCGGCACTGCCTGCGGCGCCGGCAAG GTTTGCCTCCGACACCGCTGCCAGGACGTGGCTGTGTTGGTTGACCGGCAGTGCCAGGACAAGTGCCACGGGCACGGG gtGTGCAACAACCACGGCCACTGCCACTGCGAGCGCGGTTGGGCCCCCCCGACCTGCGAGAGCGCCGGCGCGGGCGGCAGCCAAGACAGCGGCCCCGTCGCCCCGCTGCGAG GCGGGAGCACGCTGCCCACCGCGCTGCTGCTGAGCGCGCTGCTGGCGCTGGCGCTGGCGCTGGGGCTGCGCTGCGCCCACCGCGCCGGCTTGCACAAACACCTCTGCCAACTCGGCAAAGGCACCTCCTGCCAGTACAG CACCGAGCCCCGGCTCCCATTCCTGGGTCCAGAAGCCCCAGACGGCTGGAGCGG GATCTCGCAGCCGGAGCCGCGCTCGGGCAGTCAGGGTCCCCCCGAGCGACCACCGCCGCCGCAGTGGCGCCAGGCCAGGGAGCTGCAGGTCATGCATAGCAGCAAG CCCTCAGGTGCAGccaagcccccccccccacagcGGCCGCTGCCTGaggaccccctgggacccccacaccccctcagTGAGAGCCCCCCCACGCACCCCTATGTCACTGTGGTTCCATCCCG cccaGCGCCCCCACCGCCGCGGGAGGCCTGA
- the ADAM15 gene encoding disintegrin and metalloproteinase domain-containing protein 15 isoform X2: MELSEVPVPLPPPSAPSTAASHFPAPPPRRSSPVPRPFRRAGRYRDRAGSSPAPPGRAGAGPGPCTAAGAAGQPGSRKPGTGRAMEPRGMLILLILLAAGSGANGSGGGDTSPQRHAEPDPSWHVTPQVLLDNRTLSLAEATQGGFPAHLRVLLELDGTRLELELKQNWELVLGAGALLYYLPNGTRVTQEASEQEHCCYQGTVRGFPGSWAKLCACAGLSGHIQLSETRSYELESDADGSPEHRVAYQPREVRLAPRARGHGALDPARLETEETEPPQLQRGKRALVEQQRFVELVMVVDHAAFQNYPDLQRVRTRTLEIANQVDAFFQPLGVRVALLAVEVWSEGDRFVVGGSARAALERFLRWRHEELLPRLPHDNAQLLTGARFEDVAVGMATQTSMCSPTRSGGVSMDHSVSVLVVASTVAHQLGHNLGMRHDDAKRFCDCSDLRQDRGCIMASPTGLTPGLSFSNCSRQELQRSLRRGQGWCLSNVPEPLRLAASPRCGNGFVEPGESCDCGLSLECTDPCCNSTSCQLLPGAACAAGDACCQDCQLLPAGHPCREPLGECDLPEFCDGVSPRCPPDAFVQDGQPCAGKRARCYGGACATYEGQCQQLLGPGAAPVSSACMVALNARGDERGHCGRIANGSYTACAQQDAGCGLLQCQRSPPSPGAAAGSCQGPPVPGDEDVSDASMVLPGTACGAGKVCLRHRCQDVAVLVDRQCQDKCHGHGVCNNHGHCHCERGWAPPTCESAGAGGSQDSGPVAPLRGGSTLPTALLLSALLALALALGLRCAHRAGLHKHLCQLGKGTSCQYRISQPEPRSGSQGPPERPPPPQWRQARELQVMHSSKPPAQALARPDPPCRPLPPDPPPKAPNSDRPPPPTRPLPADPTTPSTQPSGAAKPPPPQRPLPEDPLGPPHPLSESPPTHPYVTVVPSRPAPPPPREA; encoded by the exons ATGGAGCTCTCGGAGGTCCccgtccccctcccccctcccagcgctcccagcaCCGCCGCATCGCACTTCCCGGCGCCGCCCCCGAGGCGCAGCAGCCCCGTTCCCCGCCCGTTCCGCCGCGCTGGGCGTTACCGGGACCGCGCAGGAAgctcccccgcccccccgggccgggccggggcgggTCCGGGGCCATGCacggcggcgggggcggcgggacAGCCCGGCAGCCGAAAGCCCGGGACCGGGAGGGCGATGGAGCCGCGGGGGATgctcatcctcctcatcctcctcgCTGCCGGTTCCGGGGCCAACGGGAGCGGCGGAG GTGACACCTCGCCGCAGCGCCACGCGGAACCGGATCCCTCCTGGCACGTGACCCCCCAGGTCTTGTTGGACAACCGGACACTCAGCCTGGCAGAGGCGACTCAG GGGGGGTTCCCGGCGCATCTGCGGGTCCTGCTGGAGCTGGACGGGAcgaggctggagctggagctgaagCAGAACTG GGAGCTGGTGCTGGGCGCCGGGGCGCTGCTCTACTACCTGCCCAACGGCACACGGGTGACGCAGGAGGCGAGCGAGCAG GAACATTGCTGCTACCAAGGGACGGTGCGAGGTTTCCCCGGCTCTTGGGCCAAGCTCTGCGCCTGCGCCGGGCTCAG cGGCCACATCCAGCTCTCGGAGACCAGGAGCTACGAGCTGGAGTCGGATGCTGACGGCTCCCCGGAGCACCGCGTCGCGTACCAGCCGCGAGAGGTCCGGTTGGCACCGCGGGCACGTGGGCACGGCGCCCTGGACCCCGCCAGGCTGGAGACAGAGGAGACAGAGCCTCCCCAGCTGCAGCGG ggcAAACGGGCGCTGGTGGAGCAGCAGCGCTTCGTGGAGCTGGTGATGGTGGTGGACCACGCTGCG TTCCAGAATTACCCCGACCTGCAGCGCGTACGCACGCGGACTTTGGAAATCGCCAACCAGGTGGATGCG TTTTTCCAGCCACTGGGAGTGCGGGTGGCTCTGCTGGCGGTGGAGGTCTGGAGCGAAGGTGACCGGTTTGTGGTGGGCGGCAGCGCTCGGGCTGCGCTGGAGCGGTTCCTGCGTTGGCGCCacgaggagctgctgccccGGCTGCCCCACGACAACGCGCAGCTCCTGAC gGGCGCCCGTTTCGAGGACGTCGCCGTTGGGATGGCAACTCAAACCTCCATGTGTTCCCCTACTCGCTCCGGGGGGGTCAGCATG GACCACTCCGTCAGCGTCCTCGTGGTCGCCTCCACCGTGGCCCATCAGCTGGGGCACAACCTGGGCATGCGGCACGACGACGCCAAGCGCTTCTGCGACTGCAGCGACCTCCGGCAGGACCGCGGCTGCATCATGGCATCGCCCACGGG GCTGACGCCGGGCTTGAGCTTCAGCAACTGCAGCCGACAGGAGCTGCAGCGCAGCCTGCGGCGCGGCCAGGGCTGGTGCCTCTCCAACGTCCCCGAGCCCCTGCGCTTGGCTGCAAGTCCCCGCTGCGGGAACGGCTTCGTGGAGCCCGGAGAGAGCTGCGACTGCGGCCTCAGCTTG GAATGCACCGATCCCTGCTGCAACAGCACCTCGTGCCAGCTGCTGCCCGGTGCCGCGTGCGCCGCAGGCGACGCCTGCTGCCAGGACTGCCAG TTgctccctgctggccacccctGCCGCGAGCCGCTGGGCGAGTGTGACCTGCCGGAATTCTGCGACGGCGTCTCACCGCGATGCCCGCCCGACGCTTTCGTGCAGGACGGGCAGCCCTGCGCCGGCAAGCGGGCGCGCTGCTACGGCGGCGCCTGTGCCACCTACGAGGGgcagtgccagcagctgctggggccgg GTGCCGCACCCGTCTCCAGCGCCTGCATGGTCGCCCTCAACGCCAGAGGGGATGAACGTGGTCACTGCGGGCGGATCGCCAACGGCTCCTACACCGCCTGTGCCCAGCA GGACGCGGGCTGTGGGCTCCTTCAGTGCCAGCGTTCCCCCCCTTCTCCTGGCGCAGCCGCAGGGTCCTGCCAGGGCCCCCCCGTACCCGGGGACGAGGACGTGAGCGACGCATCCATGGTACTGCCCGGCACTGCCTGCGGCGCCGGCAAG GTTTGCCTCCGACACCGCTGCCAGGACGTGGCTGTGTTGGTTGACCGGCAGTGCCAGGACAAGTGCCACGGGCACGGG gtGTGCAACAACCACGGCCACTGCCACTGCGAGCGCGGTTGGGCCCCCCCGACCTGCGAGAGCGCCGGCGCGGGCGGCAGCCAAGACAGCGGCCCCGTCGCCCCGCTGCGAG GCGGGAGCACGCTGCCCACCGCGCTGCTGCTGAGCGCGCTGCTGGCGCTGGCGCTGGCGCTGGGGCTGCGCTGCGCCCACCGCGCCGGCTTGCACAAACACCTCTGCCAACTCGGCAAAGGCACCTCCTGCCAGTACAG GATCTCGCAGCCGGAGCCGCGCTCGGGCAGTCAGGGTCCCCCCGAGCGACCACCGCCGCCGCAGTGGCGCCAGGCCAGGGAGCTGCAGGTCATGCATAGCAGCAAG CCGCCTGCCCAGGCTTTGGCGCGCCCCGATCCACCCTGCCGGCCTCTCCCTCcggaccccccccccaag GCCCCCAACTCGGACAGGCCGCCCCCCCCTACACGCCCGCTGCCCGCGGACCCCACGACCCCCAGCACGCAG CCCTCAGGTGCAGccaagcccccccccccacagcGGCCGCTGCCTGaggaccccctgggacccccacaccccctcagTGAGAGCCCCCCCACGCACCCCTATGTCACTGTGGTTCCATCCCG cccaGCGCCCCCACCGCCGCGGGAGGCCTGA